Within Candidatus Methylomirabilota bacterium, the genomic segment CGCGCGTTCCCGGTGCGCGAGGACCTGGACCGTCAGGCGGTGCGGACCGCGATCCGTACGCTCCGCGCGGGCGAGCCACTCGTGATCTTCCCAGAGGGCGGCCGGTCGCGCGACGGGCGGCCCCTGCCGTTCCGCCCCGGCGCCTTCCGGATCGCGCTCCAGACCGAGACCCCGGTCATCCCGGTGACCATCGCCGGGGCCTTCGAGGCGTGGCCCGCCCACCGGCGCCTTCCGCGCCCCGGCCGCGTCACCGTCACCTACCACGCGCCGCTCACGCGGAAGGACCTGCCGCCGACCGCCGACCGGAAGTCGCAGCCGGAAGTCATGGCCGAGCTCGTCCGGGACCGGATCGCCGAGCGGCTCTCGATCCGCTGAGTC encodes:
- a CDS encoding lysophospholipid acyltransferase family protein, whose translation is MRRAPLWFLEILRPFVWLATRALFRIRFEGVEHVPAAGPVLLTPNHVSYMDPLLITIPVHRPLHYMTLEPFFRVPGLGAMIRWCRAFPVREDLDRQAVRTAIRTLRAGEPLVIFPEGGRSRDGRPLPFRPGAFRIALQTETPVIPVTIAGAFEAWPAHRRLPRPGRVTVTYHAPLTRKDLPPTADRKSQPEVMAELVRDRIAERLSIR